TGCTCCGGCTCCGGCGCCGGCCCCCGTGGTCCGCCAGTCCTCCAAGCAGGCCGCGATCGACTTCGCCGTCGCCAAGGTCAACGACCCGAACACGTACTACGCCTGGGGCGGCAACGGCCCCTACGGCTACGACTGCTCCGGCCTGACCAAGGCCGCGTTCGCCGCCGCCGGCATCACCATCCCGCGCGTCTCCCACGACCAGTACGTCAACGCCCCGGCCTACGCCCCGCTGTCCCAGGCGCAGCCCGGTGACCTCGTGTTCTGGGCCAACCAGTCCACGGGCCGCGTCTACCACGTCGCCGTGTACATCGGGAACGGCAAGGTCGCCCACGCCCTCAACACCACGGACGACCTGGTCATCACGTCCACGGACGTCATGACCTCCAACCGCCTCGCCGTGGTCGGCCGCTACTGAGCCGCCCCGCCCCGCGGACGACGTCGGCCCCCGCCCTGGACTCCAGGGCGGGGGCCGATCTGCACTCCCGGCAGGGCGAAACGGGCACTCTTCGACGCGGCCGACGGTGCGCGGACCGCGCCCGGGTCCGCGACCCCTACGGGGCGCCGGGCGTGAGGCGTCGGGCCAGCGCATAGGCCGGGCTGCGCGCCGCGGCCCAGAAGTCGCTCCACCACAGCCCCACGGGCGGGCGCAGCGGGTCGAAGCGCACCACGACGTCGGCCGGCCCGCCCAGCACCACGCGCGCCCGGTCGACCCACGGGCCGCCGTCGAGGGAAGTCAGGATCCCCACCTCGTCACCACGGACCTGCGCACCGACGTCGACCGCCCCCAGGCGGCAGTGGAGCGGCAGCAGCGTGGTGAGCGGGTCCACGGCGCCGGGGACGCGGGGCGCGAGCAGCCGCCGGGTGAACGGACCCGTGCCCGTGGAGGCGAACAGGAGCGCGCCGCCGTCCGCGAACCGCAGGGCCAGGCCGGTGAAGTCGGGCAGCGGCTCGGGCAGGCCCACCGCCCGGGAGGTGCGGGCGAGGACCGGGGTGTCCCCCGCGGCGGCGAAGGCCGCGATCCCGGACTCCGGCCACGCCGCGTGCACGCGCCAGGTGGCGCGGCGCGTCCGCCCGCGCGGATGGAGCGGCTGGCGGCGGGGCAGCATGGCGGGTGCGTTGGCGACGACGGCGAGCACGGCGCCCAGCGCTCGGCCGGAGATCGTGGCGGGGTCCATGCGCACCACGCTAGGGGGCGCCCCGCGCCGGCGGCACCCGTGAGGCCCGCGGGGCCGCCGCCTGACGCGCGACGGGTGGGGGCCGCACGCGCGGGCCGCGGAGGTCGGCGAGCCCCCGCCCTGGGCCCGTGGCCGTCCGGCCTGCTTCACTGAGACGCCGACGACGCAGGCGCGCGCCGCCTCGTTGGCCCCATGCGGGCCCCGGGCCCGCGACCCACCATGCACAAGGAGCGGTGGGACCCATGAGCGACCAGCAGTCCCCCGAGGCGAAGAACTCCGACGCCCCCGGCGACCAGGACGAGGCCATGCAGCGGCAGGCTCCCGCCCAGGTCGACTGCCTGGCGGAGAAGGCCGAGGAGGAGGCCGAGCAGGACAAGGGCGGCTACGACCACTGAGCCGCGCGGACGAAGGCCCCCCAGCAGCGGCTGAGGGGCCTTCGTCATCCGGCTCGCGGTAGGGCGTGCGGGGCTTGAACCCGCGACCCAGGGATTATGAGTCCCTTGCTCTGACCGACTGAGCTAACGCCCCGGGGTCCCGCGGACGGGACCCGGCCATCCTAGCCAGGCCCGCACGTCGGGAACGGACGGCGGGGATGGCCGCGGCCCGCAGCGCTCAGAGGGCGGCGCGGATCTCCGCCGGCGTGGCCCCGCGGTACAGGCGCTCGAAGAGGTCCACGGTCTTGGCCTGCGAGTGGCGCACCGCCTTGGCGTGGGAGGCCTCCCCCATGGCCGCCCGCCCGGCCTCGGGGAGGTCGAGGACGCGCGCGATCCGCTCCGCCAGAGCCACGTGGTCGCCCGGCGGGAACAGCCAGCCGTTGACGCCGTCGTCCACCAGGTGCGGCAGCGCCAGCGCGTCCGCGAGGACGACCGGGGTGGAGGCGCTCATGGCCTCGAGGGAGACGAGCGACTGCAGCTCGGCCGTGCCAGGCTGGCAGAACACGTCCGCACGGAGGTAGGCCGTGTGCAGCTCCGCGTCGGAGACGTGGCCGAGGCGGCGGACACGGTCGGCCACCCCCTCCTCCGCGATCACGGCGTCCAGGGCGGTGCGCTGCTCGCCGTCGCCCACGATCTCCGCGTGCACGTCCAGGTCCGGGCGGGTGCGCGCCAGGTGGGCGACGGCCCGCACCAGCACGTCCACGTGCTTCTCCACGGCCAGGCGGCCCACGAAGAGCACGGTCGGGTGAGCCGCACGCTCGACGACCTCGCCCGGGGCGAGCTCATAGGCGCTCGCGTCGATGCCGTTGGAGATCGGCAGCACGCGGTCCAGGCCGGCGTGCTCCGCCATCGCGGCGGCCGCCAGGGCGGTCGGCGTGGTGACGGCCGCGCCCTTGCCCATGAGCCGGCCCATGTCCCGCCAGGAGTTCTTCGAGACGATGTTCAGAAACCACTGCGGGAACGGGAGGAACGGCTCGAGGTTCTCCGGCATGAAGTGGTTGGTGGAGACGGTCCGGATGCGCCGCCGATCGGCCACGTTGATGGCGGCCTCTCCGATCATGTAGTGGCACTGCGCGTGCACGACGTCCGGGCGGACCTCCGCGAGGATCCGGTCGATGGAGCGGGACGCGTGCCAGGGGAACACCAGCCGGTAGTACTCGTGGGTGAAGGCGCGGTGGGACTCCAGCCGGTGGACGGTGGCCTCGGGACGCTCCTCCACGGTGTCCGGGCCCGGCTCGTTGCGGGCGGCGATCACGTGCACCCGGTGGCCCCGCTCGTGGAGGGCGGACGCGAGGCGGAAGCAGAAGACGGCGGCCCCGTTGACGTCCGGCGGGTAGGTGTCCGCGGCGATCACGACGGTGAGCGGGCGCTCCTGGGCAGGGCGGGCGCTGCTGGTCACGGGGTGGTCTCTCCTGGGGTGTCGGCGACGCGGCGCTCCTCCCTGCGGGCCAGCACGTCCGGGTGGCTGCGGGAGAGCCGTACGATCCCCACGGTAGCAACCGCCGCGGCGGCCAGGAGGCAGGGCCCCACCCACCAGGGCGCGTCCGGGC
This sequence is a window from Micrococcus porci. Protein-coding genes within it:
- a CDS encoding glycosyltransferase translates to MTSSARPAQERPLTVVIAADTYPPDVNGAAVFCFRLASALHERGHRVHVIAARNEPGPDTVEERPEATVHRLESHRAFTHEYYRLVFPWHASRSIDRILAEVRPDVVHAQCHYMIGEAAINVADRRRIRTVSTNHFMPENLEPFLPFPQWFLNIVSKNSWRDMGRLMGKGAAVTTPTALAAAAMAEHAGLDRVLPISNGIDASAYELAPGEVVERAAHPTVLFVGRLAVEKHVDVLVRAVAHLARTRPDLDVHAEIVGDGEQRTALDAVIAEEGVADRVRRLGHVSDAELHTAYLRADVFCQPGTAELQSLVSLEAMSASTPVVLADALALPHLVDDGVNGWLFPPGDHVALAERIARVLDLPEAGRAAMGEASHAKAVRHSQAKTVDLFERLYRGATPAEIRAAL